In a genomic window of Mesotoga sp. Brook.08.105.5.1:
- a CDS encoding peptidase M24, whose translation MLLEEFRDRVKSLRELIAARSASALLLSKCCNFSWFTFGARSHITLNSTEGEASILITGDRVYMITNNIEKLRIQEIELDESLLGEFGFLEYSWFEPSGEKRLLDSVVNGKLISDTGRYSSEYVDITPMRSVLSETEIDTYKALGRECDEIFSLIVPDLNRHMTELEVQGLFYRAMAERDIEPVLTLVFSEESSLSYRHNLSRDVRLGKRGFASICARKRGLIISSSRSFLFEASDDIRRQHEQNCLIDAKVIGCSKPGVKLSQVFERLVEAYETAGRAGEWKLHHQGGTAGYLPREVIANLKSDIVLQIGNAVAWNPTIRGTKSEDTVLVGKSQNTILSFPDSSSWPALEFEIDGVSVKRPAIVIVD comes from the coding sequence ATGCTTTTAGAAGAGTTTAGAGATAGGGTTAAGAGCTTGAGAGAGCTAATAGCTGCCAGAAGTGCAAGCGCCCTTTTGTTGAGCAAGTGCTGTAATTTCTCATGGTTCACTTTCGGAGCCAGGAGTCACATTACCCTGAACTCCACCGAGGGAGAAGCCTCAATTCTCATAACAGGGGATCGCGTCTACATGATCACAAACAATATTGAAAAGCTGAGAATTCAGGAGATCGAGCTGGATGAAAGTCTTCTCGGAGAGTTCGGGTTTCTTGAGTATAGCTGGTTTGAGCCCTCCGGAGAGAAAAGGCTGCTGGACAGCGTGGTAAACGGGAAGCTTATATCGGATACGGGAAGATACTCAAGCGAGTATGTTGATATAACACCCATGCGGAGCGTCTTAAGTGAGACGGAAATCGACACGTACAAAGCTCTGGGAAGAGAGTGCGATGAAATCTTCTCCCTGATAGTGCCGGATTTGAATCGTCATATGACTGAGCTGGAGGTTCAAGGGCTTTTCTATAGGGCCATGGCAGAGAGGGATATAGAGCCGGTGTTGACACTGGTCTTCTCGGAGGAGAGCTCTCTCAGTTACAGACACAATCTTTCGCGAGATGTCAGACTGGGGAAGAGAGGCTTCGCGAGTATCTGTGCAAGGAAACGAGGGCTGATAATCTCTTCGAGCAGGTCTTTTCTGTTTGAGGCATCAGATGATATCAGGAGGCAACACGAACAGAACTGCCTCATTGATGCAAAGGTTATCGGATGCTCGAAGCCAGGAGTGAAGCTTTCACAGGTTTTTGAGAGGCTAGTAGAGGCCTATGAAACGGCTGGCAGGGCAGGTGAATGGAAACTTCATCACCAGGGAGGAACTGCGGGTTACCTCCCCAGAGAGGTGATTGCTAACCTGAAGAGTGATATCGTTCTCCAAATTGGAAACGCGGTTGCCTGGAACCCGACAATTAGAGGCACGAAGTCCGAGGATACTGTACTTGTAGGCAAGTCACAGAACACGATTCTGTCATTTCCCGATTCGAGCTCCTGGCCGGCTCTTGAATTCGAAATAGACGGTGTATCAGTTAAGAGGCCTGCGATTGTTATTGTTGACTGA
- a CDS encoding antibiotic biosynthesis monooxygenase, whose product MIVTIVDIHVKSAFLEEFIEATSRNHRNSVREPGNLRFDFLQDQSDPCHFYLYEAYESDEAAMEHKCTEHYKLWKESVEPFMDRPRVGTRTKVIEPNGIENWK is encoded by the coding sequence GTGATTGTAACAATAGTTGATATTCATGTCAAGAGTGCGTTTTTAGAAGAGTTCATCGAAGCAACAAGCCGAAATCACAGGAATTCGGTAAGAGAACCGGGGAATCTCAGATTCGATTTTCTTCAAGATCAAAGTGATCCGTGCCACTTTTATCTCTATGAGGCTTACGAGTCTGACGAAGCTGCGATGGAGCATAAATGCACGGAACACTACAAACTCTGGAAAGAAAGTGTGGAACCATTCATGGATCGACCGCGTGTCGGAACACGGACGAAAGTGATCGAACCTAATGGAATAGAAAACTGGAAATAA